GAGATTCCGGCGCCAACGATGACAATATCTAGGGTGCCTTGTTCTTCCATGGTGATCTTGAGGAAGCTCTGCGTTTATTCCTCTgttgtttatatttaaaaaatacaaaattgtgGAGGAAGATGGCAAGTCAAACAAAGGCACCCAGTTCTAGGCAGGCGGCTATACAGTAATTAAAATCGAATTTTAATActctattaaattattattatgaaGAAGAGCCCTCCCTACTTATTCGTAGTAGTGAAAGAGGAGACAAGCGCGTAATAAAAGGAAACCATCACATTATTTCATTACAGACAAACAAATGATTACACTAATGCAAGTAGTGTATAGCTAGCTGCTTATTTGAAGAAATTgatttaagaaagaaagaaagaacaagTCAAAACGTGCAAGGAGGGTCAAAGTAGAAGCTGACGAGAAGTCTAGAGTTCTTGTAAGGCTTTCCTGCTCGATCATGAAGCCGGACGGCTCTGATTCCGGACTTGAGTTCCGGGAGTGGAAGACATGTCTGTCCTGCGAAATCATTGTGGGTGTCATTGTCGTAATCTTGGACTCTGAACCACACAAGTGCCAATTCTGGAACAGAGAGCTGAAACAGGAACTCTTGCTTCCATATAGGAAACCACTGATCAACTGCTGTTTCGGTTCTGTAAGAGACCGTGTCCCTGGGAACTCCAGCAATTCCAATCTTGACGAAGAAATCAGGAGGAGAGTACTGATCGAAGTGTGTCTGAGGGAAATCCAAATCCCATCCTTCCCCTGTGAAGATCTTCACCTTAAGAGTGGTCTTGATGGGAAGACTTTTGCATGGGTCAAAGAGTCTCTGCGTGTCTAGCAGAATGCGTGGCTTTTTAACGTAGCCACATCCACCATTGGCTCTGAACATCCCTTGCATTATCCATAGTTGCTTCCCATGtccctttttaaaaatatttatatattaaaacaagtATCTGTATCTGCATGCACCATTCCACGAGCTCTACTTACTTGCATGTTAAAAGCAACCATTTGAGCACCGTGTGTCCATCCTACATGAGGGTCGTAATTTGATGAGTCCACTCTTGTTCCCTTTGGATATATCCTCACTAGATTCCTCTGTGTAAACCTGTTCAATGCTTTAATAGGTTTTGTTCATCACATctcactctatatatatataattttatttacctTACAACATCGCTTCCTCTGGTTCTAACCACATTCTCTACCCACTGCTCATTCACGCTTATCCTTCGAGGCTTCTCTGGATCATCTCTCAAGCAATCCTCCAAACCGCTTTTGCAGTTCCCAGCGTGAATCGCTATCAAGTCTCTATATCCAACAGcttcactctcttcttcttcttcaggaaTCTTTTTTTCTCCTCTCCATGACATATTAGTAGTGCCCTGTGACAACAAAGAAACGCTGAGAATGTTTACAAAGTCAATTCAAAATATTTGCGTCATATGATCAGTTCTTACGCTCCAGGAAGTGGTTCTATCTACTGGAGTTCTTCTTGAGGACTGAATAACTTGGCTCTCAAGATACTCCTTTGGAGGCTTTGTAGAAATAAGAATCTTCTTCTTAAGCTCTTCTGGTGATGGAAAGTGCTTACAACTCTCTGAGTCGAAACGAAACAGCATCCCTCTGAATGTTCTAGTTAACATCTACAACACagtacccaaaaaaaaaaaaaatcagttaaaaCTTGTAAAGCTCCTCTGTTCTGagcaaaggagaagaagatactCTCCACCTTAGCAACTTTCCCTTGAAGATTGGGTGGCAAATGATCTTCGAGAGTGACTATGACTGGATAATCAGACACATGAAACGCATTTTCCTTTATGGCGTTGAGACATTTCTGTAAATCCTCATGTGAGGTAAGCGTCCTGATGATGAGcaccaaaaacatatatatatcaactcttttaaatattttttttttgaaaagcatAATAATAGTGAGTGTAGTGGGGTACCAACCCGCCATGACGAACTTCAGCAGCGTTTCCAGAAGGGTTAGGCCATAAATCAAGCTCGATCACTTTTACACCTTTTCTCAGTGACTGCACGATCGGCTCTACGCTGCTTCTGCTGTTCACTTGGTTCCCAGTCAAGTAAGAGTTGTGTCCCGTGTACACAAAGTAATGCGCTAACGGGGCCTTCATATCATGATGCACCTTTGTTTTTTAAAGTACCCATAAGTTAATTATCTTCCGAAAGCAAAATAAATGAAAGATCTCTTACGTACCTGGCGAGACAAGGGAAGAGGAGAGTTTGTATCGCTAAAGAGGTAGCGGTAGAAGGCGTTTAGATGAACAAAACCATGTATATGGAAAACGTTGTGGTGTTTAACGCTGTTGAAGATATCCTGCACGTAGTCCATCCCTGCGTGCTCTTCTCCTTGGACTTCACTCACAAACCTTAAAAGGTCATCCGAAGACATCTTGCCGTTTCTTGAGTAAGCTTCGAAGAGTCTCTTGATGCTCCCTGGTGGCTGCCTCTTTTTCTCCTTGAAGCTCCTGCTACAACAGAAGCACACTTTGAAAGTCTCcgacatttttattatatcttcttcttcttactagCTATACTTCTTACTTGTTCAGCAacatagacacatatatatacgAATATTATGATAGGCACTAATTTAAAAGTGATAAAAAGGAATATATGCTCGTATCAATTATCATCTCTTCAAAGGAACGTGTCTCGCTATTCGCGTTAATTAATTACTACTATCATTCTTAAAAGTAATGTTATTCGTGGTTATGAAAACCTTATTATATTCATGCATGGGTCCGATGAATAAGGCTCTTGTAATTACGTCTTCTAATTTAGATGGGCATATATACTGCCAGCCTAGCTTTTTCGAGGTGCGAATAAAAAGAGAGCACTACCAGAAGCATCAAATATATTCTacacaaatcattttttttcagatgtgtttgaaaaaaaagaaaatatacgtACATCGCTTAATTTATGTGAGAGATTAACTAAATGACTTCCCATTATTATCGTTCATTTGTCTctctgtaaatttttttttctcttggcaAATGAACGATAATAATGGGAAGGCATTTAGTTAATTTCTCACATAAATTAAGCGATGTAGAGAGCATCGGCCAAGGGATtattcacaatcaaatacacgTACATAAGTACTTGTGCTCTCGCATCGTTCATTTGTTGGCTAAGAAATGGCTTATTTATCCCATTTTAGATTCTGAAATTTGCAATGCAGCTAGTATAGCTCCATCATGGATCTCCATTTATCATCTACCTCTCTTAATTAGTTCACACGAAACCATATGTCGAATAAGTTGCACATAAGTTATAGATTTAGAAACAAAATGTTCAATTTCATTAAAATAGGTTTTGTTtgcttttacttttcttttgctGAAGTTTTTATAGTTGCTTGTTCTACTTCTATTATTGGCACTACAAAGGTATAAATAACTAGAAAGAGTCGATGGGGGCAAAATTTAGAGGCAcatacaataataataaaaattaaataatagaaaagtgACATATCTCACTTTATCCCAATTCCCTTTCGTGTCCCaatctatttttcttatatatagaaaattcgacgttaatttttctatttcatTCTTAAAGCCCAAACCTGTTctctatattttgttttttaattataagagGTTCACCATTGCTAATGGGGCATAGAAACGTATGATAGTATGATACAGTTTTTGTaacaataaataaagagaaaatcaaAGATTTCATAGGTCcaccatatatgtttttttttgtgcaccaaCTTCCTTTATCAATCTCAAACCAAGTTTGGTACAAAAGCGTTTAGAGCCTGCTTGGCTAACATATCAACGGAAGAAATAGAGTTTCTAGACACCCAATGAAAAGAAACAGAGGTTGAACCTTCAAGTATTGCTGTCAACGACCTGATATCCGACAGGATTCTCAAACTATatactgaaaatatttttgtagggattaaaacacatttaaaaaaaatgtatagttgcatcatgcactaaaatatgatgatattgaaagagatttgaagccttttgttgtctcctatttctaaataaaataacgat
This genomic interval from Brassica napus cultivar Da-Ae chromosome A6, Da-Ae, whole genome shotgun sequence contains the following:
- the LOC106349466 gene encoding phosphoinositide phospholipase C 3; translation: MSETFKVCFCCSRSFKEKKRQPPGSIKRLFEAYSRNGKMSSDDLLRFVSEVQGEEHAGMDYVQDIFNSVKHHNVFHIHGFVHLNAFYRYLFSDTNSPLPLSRQVHHDMKAPLAHYFVYTGHNSYLTGNQVNSRSSVEPIVQSLRKGVKVIELDLWPNPSGNAAEVRHGGTLTSHEDLQKCLNAIKENAFHVSDYPVIVTLEDHLPPNLQGKVAKMLTRTFRGMLFRFDSESCKHFPSPEELKKKILISTKPPKEYLESQVIQSSRRTPVDRTTSWSGTTNMSWRGEKKIPEEEEESEAVGYRDLIAIHAGNCKSGLEDCLRDDPEKPRRISVNEQWVENVVRTRGSDVVRFTQRNLVRIYPKGTRVDSSNYDPHVGWTHGAQMVAFNMQGHGKQLWIMQGMFRANGGCGYVKKPRILLDTQRLFDPCKSLPIKTTLKVKIFTGEGWDLDFPQTHFDQYSPPDFFVKIGIAGVPRDTVSYRTETAVDQWFPIWKQEFLFQLSVPELALVWFRVQDYDNDTHNDFAGQTCLPLPELKSGIRAVRLHDRAGKPYKNSRLLVSFYFDPPCTF